Proteins from one Papaver somniferum cultivar HN1 unplaced genomic scaffold, ASM357369v1 unplaced-scaffold_158, whole genome shotgun sequence genomic window:
- the LOC113337096 gene encoding uncharacterized protein LOC113337096, translated as MSVMSFAQMFINAIVFYRKYIHPRKYRDGYGKITTYSSLLSVKELRKTLADHEKAIFRTTAIGHLIDMPEEQSWPGALVNYLLSREVAYPADPGGKAEEKVVDTWFRVCDEEFGFGKVSDKKSGSIKICDNPFDKDLCFGKLEFTLISGLSFRKPDQAFICPAGPSTLKTRYFSTIDSVKGSHLRAFIFGKEVESSSKKKEPKNTKLYLKVWALEIFPGLLQKFGERKDSIGWQPHILTVLCKELVHNQSIVKTLNSVPAIRESITTHTYDSLEEMLEEGLGPLNNIISDLKEDKFVVEKANEDSVTKSSSPQKQPGVSCFPTAGVDDQVPKSNPKDSSNKNAPYRARFDADCLPEVVKLLADIVQTQRETADISKKLMDKVDDLIESQKTVMAKITLLENDFACLKQRNDEEPPFRGDYHDEEMSHRSVSRSLCADIEFSKEDVVFHTPSRCRNFILDDNDMGGENDKEGTKQHSADVASDNSNDDDDVQIIPKAAKVKREIIPSRFRRPPYTNAGRNPKKPRKKVESKDYVIRNNMKTQITDWQNEEDINDLFCFLDQSKIHG; from the exons ATGAGTGtaatgagttttgcacaaatgtTTATCAATGCTATTGTGTTTTATAGGAAGTATATCCACCCCCGGAAATACAGGGATGGCTACGGCAAGATTACGACTTACTCCAGCTTGTTGTCTGTAAAAGAACTACGTAAAACGTTGGCAGATCATGAGAAAGCCATATTCCGCACGACTGCAATTGGGCATCTTATTGACATGCCGGAAGAACAATCGTGGCCTGGTGCGTTAGTGAATTACTTATTGTCTAGGGAGGTTGCCTACCCTGCTGATCCCGGAGGAAAGGCCGAAGAAAAAGTCGTAGACACATGGTTCAGGGTTTGTGACGAGGAATTTGGCTTCGGGAAGGTTTCTGACAAGAAATCTGGCTCTATAAAGATTTGCGACAACCCTTTTGACAAAGATCTCTGCTTTGGGAAGCTCGAGTTTACTTTGATTTCTGGTCTTAGTTTTAGGAAGCCAGATCAAGCCTTTATCTGTCCAGCGGGACCATCTACCCTTAAGACAAGGTATTTTTCCACCATTGACAGCGTAAAAGGTTCTCATCTGAGAGCTTTTATTTTTGGCAAAGAGGTTGAATCTAGTTCAAAAAAGAAAGAACCTAAAAACACAAAGTTATACTTGAAA GTTTGGGCCCTTGAAATTTTCCCGGGACTGCTTCAGAAGTTTGGAGAAAGAAAAGATAGTATAGGGTGGCAGCCACATATACTTACTGTGTTATGCAAAGAGCTTGTCCACAACCAAAGCATCGTTAAAACGTTGAATTCGGTACCA GCTATCCGTGAAAGCATTACGACGCATACATATGATTCTTTGGAAGAAATGCTTGAGGAAGGTTTAGGTCCCCTCAATAATATCATATCGGATTTAAAGGAAGATAAGTTTGTTGTAGAAAAGGCCAACGAGGATTCGGTGACGAAATCTTCTTCACCACAAAAGCAACCTGGTGTTTCATGCTTTCCAACTGCAGGTGTTGATGACCAGGTTCCAAAGTCGAATCCCAAGGATAGTAGTAACAAAAATGCACCTTATAGGGCACGATTTGATGCTGATTGTTTGCCAGAGGTAGTCAAACTTTTGGCTGACATCGTTCAGACGCAGAGGGAGACAGCTGATATCTCAAAAAAACTGATGGATAAGGTCGATGACCTGATTGAATCGCAGAAGACAGTGATGGCGAAGATTACCTTATTGGAGAATGATTTTGCGTGCTTAAAGCAAAGAAATGATGAGGAACCTCCATTCAGGGGTGATTACCATGATGAGGAAATGTCTCACCGTAGTGTGAGTCGCAGCCTGTGCGCAGACATAGAATTTAGTAAAGAAGATGTGGTATTTCATACTCCTTCAAGGTGCAGGAATTTCATACTTGATGATAATGATATGGGAGGGGAAAACgataaagaaggaacaaaacaaCATAGTGCTGATGTTGCATCCGACAACtccaatgatgatgatgacgtaCAAATAATTCCTAAAGCGGCCAAGGTTAAGAGGGAAATAATCCCTTCCAGATTTAGAAGGCCTCCATATACAAATGCTGGTCGTAACCCAAAGAAGCCTCGAAAAAAGGTGGAAAGCAAGGACTATGTTATCAGAAATAATATGAAAACTCAGATAACTGACTGGCAAAACGAAGAAGATATAAATGATCTATTCTGTTTCTTGGACCAAAG TAAAATACATGGATAA